AGGAGAAGAGCCCGCTGCAATCAGGAGCATTTCGTATCATTCTGATGACACGAAGTTGTTTAAAGCTCTATGTGATTGTCTCACAGCTGACGAATATGATGATCTGAAGGCGTCGAAGTTGGGAGTGTTCATCAAATTCAAGGAGCTTAAGTTTGGTTGGACTTCAAGGCTGGTACATTTTATGCTTTGTTTCCAGCTGGACATCAGGAAGAAGTTTGAGCTCTCTGGAGTCTTGTCGCTTCACAACCTACGAGGTTTTCACTGATAGAGTTTGAACACCTCACTGGTCTGAACGGCGATTACATCAAGGACCTGGAAAATCCAAGGTGTGAGGTTACGAAGNNNNNNNNNNNNNNNNNNNNNNNNNNNNNNNNNNNNNNNNNNNNNNNNNNNNNNNNNNNNNNNNNNNNNNNNNNNNNNNNNNNNNNNNNNNNNNNNNNNNNNNNNNNNNNNNNNNNNNNNNNNNNNNNNNNNNNCATGTTTAATGATCCTGGATGGAAGTGGACCATGGACTGCTGGCAAGTCACCGGTACTCACAAGGTTGTTAATATGGAAGTGAGTCCAGGGAAGAATGAAGTGAGTCCAGTGAAGACGGAAAAAAACTGCAATGAAGTCAGAGAGTGTTGTGAAGGAAGAAAGTAGCAGACCTCGGAAGAAAGCTCATAAAGAGTCTTCTGTTTCTGGTGAGACACTTGCAGCGGGTAGTGATGGCTTTGGGATGACGAAACAGCAGATTGAAAGGGCCTTCAAGGACATATCTGATGCCATTAGTGATGGCTTTGGGACGTGCTTTAGGGAGATCAAGTTACTGGGGGATAGGATGGTAGCTGTGGAGAAGAAGGTGGGAATCACCAAAAAAGGGGGTTCATCTAATGATCGTCAACTTACAACCACTTCAAATCCAGCAAAACATGTGCACGAACCCGAGGTTAGTACCAAAACCTCTCCCAAAATTGCAGAGAAGAGAGTCACTAGGCAAAGTGTTAGGAAGAGTCAGAACTGATGTGCTTTGTTTCTTGTGTGCTTTGATGAACCATTGTATGCCTTGATTCTGAACATGTGTGCTTTGTTTCTAGTGTGAATTTGATCTTTGCTGTAAGGGCTTTGTTTCATGTGCGAATTTGATCTCTGGTTAATAGTTTTTAAACACATAGTGAACTCTAAATTGCAGAGTGAAAGTGTGAATGAGGCGAAAGCAGGATACAAGGAAGCCAAATAACCGTTTCATGTGCGAATTTGATCTTTGGTTAATAGTTTTTAAACACATTGTGAACTATAAATTGCAGAGTGAAAGTGTGAATGAGACGAAAGCAGGACAGAAGCAAGCCAAAGAACCGAGTCTTACTACAGAACCGAGTTCCTCGAGAGAGCTCTGTCTTGTGAGACATGCAGACGACTTACCGAGTGATGATCCTAGCGTTCTTCTATTGGACAAACAAGTTTCCACTGCTTCAGATTTACTCTTGGAAGAAGCTAGAAGGCAGACAAAGAAGGAGACTGCTATGGTGAATCTCCGTGAAAAAAGTGAGCGAGAAAGGAAACTTGCTCCCACACAGCAAACTCCTTTTAAGGGAAACACCACTGCCAAACAGATCATTCCAAACAAAAAGTTTGGCCGAGGCTATGATCCTTTTGCACCCTATGACAAGAAGAAGTCGAAGGAGCTCACTGAATGGGTGCAACAAGATCCGTAAGTTGCTGTACAAAAATGATTATTTACATTTGATAAAAAAATGATTATTTACATTTGATAAAAAAAAAGCATCCATTTGATTATTTACCTTTTGTGTTTGCAGTTCTTATAAACTACCTTTGAAAAAAAAACCACGTAGATGTCCAAGTCGATTTTATCAGGTCCTCCGAACCCCCTTAGAATGGCTGACCGACCATGTAAGTCTTCTACTATTTTCTTACTCTTATACGTAAGTCATCTGGTAGTTTTCTGATTTGCATAAGTCGTCTGTAAGTCATCTGGTAGTTTTCTGACTTGCATAAGTCGTCTGGTAGTTTTCTGACTTGCATAAGTCGTCTGGTAGTCGTCTGGTAGTTTTCTAATTTGCATAAGTCGTCTGTAAGTCGTCTGGTAGTTATCTGACTTGTATAAGTCGTCTGGTACTTTTCTGACTTGATAAGTCGTCTGTGAGTCGTCTGGTAGTTATCTGACTTGTATAAGTCGTCTGNNNNNNNNNNNNNNNNNNNNNNNNNNNNNNNNNNNNNNNNNNNNNNNNNNNNNNNNNNNNNNNNNNNNNNNNNNNNNNNNNNNNNNNNNCAACCCCATCCACAACATTTCAGGAGCGACAGAATGTGCTTTCTTGATCATATATTTTCTCGGCAGTGGAGGGCCTCCTAAAAGAGCAACAATGGAGATGCCAACGGTTTTGGAAGAAGACTCCCTGGTGGGGCGTGGAATTATCATGCAGGCGAGATACCTTCTTTTTGCAAATCTAAGAAGGTTTGGGGGGTGGATGTGGATGATATCTATGCACCTGTGAGCTTCAAGAACCAGCATTGGATTGCTATATGGATATCGATCCCTAAGAGGCACATAGTCGTCTGGGACAGCATTATCGGTCATATTAGCCCTGAAGAACTCGATGAGGTAATGGAGCCTTTTGTCACAATGGTCCCTTATCTGCTTGTTGAGTGCACGCTCTCTGACGATCAAAAGGTTCAATACACATTGGAGCCATACACATATGCGAGACAAACCGATGGAGTACCTCAGTGCCGAGCTGGTGATTGTGGCCCCTTCGCTCTGAAGTACATTGAATGTCATGCTCTTGGGATGGAATTTCCCAAAGCATTTAACAAAAGAAACGGGAAGAGCATCAGGGAGAAGATGGCGGTGGATATATTTCAAGAGCTTCCTATGTGCCATGAATGAGAAAACCAAGACAATGATGAGAACCTGGGAACGTATGAGTAGGTATTGGATGTGTTATTTGTATTTGAACTTGATGCTTTTGTGTACTGCTGTATGCTTTTGTGTACTGTTGTATGGTAGATTAGGGGACGTTAACAGGATCAGGATAGGATGATATTTTTTGTAACCTATCCTCATACCAAACTAGAATTCCGTAGGAAATTAGTTTGGTAGTGCAGTAACCTTTCGGAATATGTAATGTTTGACCAGAAGGTCTTCTGGACGATTTACCACCACTTCCAACAAAAAGACATATCAGACGACTTAACTTTAAGTCGTCTGAGAAGTCTTCCAACAAAAAGACTTCTCAGACGACTTAACGTTAAGTCATCTGAAAAGTCTTCAAAAAAAAAGACTTCTCAGATAAGTTCATAAAACATAAAGTCTACAGAGAAAATCATAAAACATAGAGTCTACAGAGAAGTTCATAAAACATAGAGTCTAATTAAGTCGTTGGACGACTAACCAGAAGGTCTTCTGGACGACTTACTTGAAGGACTTCCACGTCAGTTCTTACATTGTGGACGCTTATGGCCAGTTTCTTTGCAGACTGAGCACCTATAAACCCTATGTTGCTTCCGGGGTTTGCGTCCTCTCATCCTGGATAGCTCCAACCAAGATTGCCATCTTGATTTCTTCCGTCTCCCCGGACCACGCTTTACATCCGGAGGAAAGCATGTACGTGCCTCAACAAGTTGTCCAACACAAGGATATATATTCTCTGAGTATCCTGCAAACAAAGTATCCTTTGAGTAGACCGGCCATACAAGTGTGGAGATATGCACACCAGCTGCTGTTCCAACTGCTATAGCATGGGAGCAAGGTATTTTCTCGACTTGATAGACACCACAATCACACTTTTGAAGTTCCATATCAACATTACAGTCCCTATTGCCACCTTTCACAAAGAACTTCCATCCATCAATTTGTTGGACTCTCAGAGTATACGCGTTCTCCTCTCGGACAGCAAGCAAGTGTTCAACACCCCGACTATGTTGAGTTGTAAGACTCAAAGCATCTCCTCTCCTTTTCCAGTACCACCTTCCTAGCTTCTCCCTTATGAACTCTAGCAGGAACTGAATAGGAAATCCTCTTGCTCGCTTCAGTGCGGAGTTAATTGATTCAGCGATATTGCTCGTTTTTAAGTTGTACATGTCTCCCTGACAATGAACCCTTGACCATAGGCTCACATCGACTTCCTCCAGATACTCAACAAGATCCGGATTTGCACTCCGTATCTCATCCATGTACCAATCAAAATTGTAAAGTGTATGAGCATAAGCAGCACCTTAGGGTCGGGAGCCATCTGTTGTAATGAGTAGGTTAACTCCACAGACTCTGTGTTCATGTCCGGGTTATAATTTTCTTGAGCCATTGCAACAAGATCAGCATGTGTCGAACCTTCACTCAAAAATAACATTCTCGCTCCTTTGAAATGATCAACCACAAAATTCCAACATNNNNNNNNNNNNNNNNNNNNNNNNNNNNNNNNNNNNNNNNNNNNNNNCATGTAACTTACGCATCATTTGAAAAAGTCAAAATAAAACACATTAGCAAACTTAGAACAAAGAAAATGAAAGTTTATTAAAGATCGAAGCGGACGACTTTAATCTAAGTCCTCCTGACGAATAAAATATACGTCGTCTGGTCAACGCAGAGGTTATTTTTGCAATTGACTTTGAAATCTGTTATTTCAGACGACTGAAAAATAAGTCGTCTACTTTTGTTTGGTTAAAAAAAAACAAGACGACTTGCATTTCAGTCGTCATATGTTAGTTTTCCATTTGACTGGATTATTTCAGAAGTTTGACTTTCCTNNNNNNNNNNNNNNNNNNNNNNNNNNNNNNNNNNAAAGTAGACGACTTACAGTTAAGTCGTCATAGGTTAGTTTTGCAATTGAAAAAAAACTTCAATATTTAATTATATATAGACGACTTACAATTCAGTCGTCCGTCAGACGACTTACAATTCAGGCGTCCGTCAGACGACTTACATGTAAGTCGTCCAGGATTTACAAGGTTTGACCAGAATCTCAGAATAAAATTCTGGACGACTTACATGTAAGTCGTAGGGCAGATGACTGAATTGTAAGTCGTCTGGGTATAATTAAATATTGAAGTTTTTTTTTTCAATTGCAAAACTGACCTATGACTACTTAATTGTAAGTCGTCTAGTGTTAATAAAATATTGATATTTCAATTTTCACCAGACGACTGAAATGTAAGTCGTCCGGGAAAGTCAAACTTTTGAAATAATCCAGTCAAATGCAAAACTAACCTGTGACGACTAAAATTTAAGTCGTCTAGGTTCGTTGGAGATTTTTTTGTAACCAAACAAAATCAGACGACTTAACTTTCAGTCGTCTCAGAAAACAGATTTCAAAGTCAATTGCAAAAATAACCTCTGCGTTGACCAGACGACTTCCAGGTAAGTCGTCTACAGCCAGACGACTTCCCATGTAAGTCGTCTGACGAACAGATCTGGAAAAAAACTCGATGCTGTACCTTAAATTGGTGAGATAACTTCCTTAGCACACATAAGGCTTCTCCAAGCACACAGAATCTCAAACGAAAGTGACCCACCCAGAATCGTTAGCTTCTATGACTCTATGAACCATAAAAAATGTAGAATCAAAATCTTTGGTTTTTTTAGCTCATTGTGGAGAGAAAGTGAGAGATATGTTGTGTTTAGTTCACAAGAATGGAAAAAGAAGAAGGGTAACTCGATTTTGGGAGCATTAAGAGCTTCAAATTGGTTGTTCATGGTGGTTGGGGGTATTGATGACAATGACAATCTTGTAATTACTTGAAGATGATGAGGGTGAGAGAGTAAAAATGTCATTTTCGAAAGGAAAAAAAAAATGATGGCATTTTTGTGAATTATATGAACTTGTGGGGTGAATAGGGCAAAACCAATTTCCAAAAAAAACGGAGGTTAGTTTTGTGGTTGACTTTAAGTTGTAGGTCAATTCTGCAAAAAACCCATTTTTTTATTGGAATCCTAAACCCCACTTTCCAAACCCAACACCACCTCTCAATTCTAAATCCTAAATTTGGATTATTTAACTCTATGGTTATAATTGTCTGTTTACTTCTTTAAAAGTAAAGGTAAAAATGATTAAGATAAACATGAAAAGTAGTATTAGGAATGTGGTAATTTAGACAATTTTCCTTATTTTATTTATTAGGAAAACCAAAGTTAAATAGTGAAAGAAGATTCATGTGGAACAAATTACACAATACAATTTTACCCAAAAATATTAATAAAAAATTCTGAGTTAAAATTTAAAACTAATTTGTTATGTGATTTTGATGAAAATATATCATGTATTTTAAATAATTATAATTTTCATTTTTGAATTTAATTTAACTTTGATTATTTAATAATGTATATATCAAATTGTTTAAGAGGTGAGTGTTAACAAATAATTAAAAGAATTATTTTAATAAATATTTAATAGAAATAATAAAGTTAAAATAGTGAGTTAAGATTCACGCTGAACAAATAAGTAAAATTTACACGGTTACACCTAATGTTTTTTTTAAACTGATTTGACACCTAATGTTAATACGAAATGAACTATATATTTATTGAAAAGGCAATAAATTGCTTTAACTACTAACATCCAAATCCATCAAAATATAGATAAATATCAAATCAAGTGAAGTAAATAAGAATAATATATGTGAATGTTGTGCGGAAACCTCCAATTTGAGATGAATTGAAGCAGTATCACTCGATACTAACACTCGTGTGATCCTCTCTTTCACTCACGAGAACTTGCATGCTTAGAATCAAGAAAGAAAACAAATGAATGATACAGAGACTTGTTTATCCAAGATATCTCTCCGATGTGGAGAACTAATCCCTGGAACCAGACTCAGCCTAGCAAATTCACTAGAACAAGGCACCGCTCGCAATCGGAGATAGTGAAAAACAACCAGAACTCGTCGCCATCTCTGATCTCTCTCTCTTATCTATTAGCTCACATAGCTTATTACTCTCCCTCTCTCATATCGTTTTATATGAATCAAGGATGTACAAGGCTAACCAGAATCAAATAATGCTAAACCGATTAAAACACTTAACCGGTCTAACCAACTCTTAACTAACCTAACTACCCGAGTAACAAAACTAAACAACTAACCCTTAGGAGTCAAGATTAGATCACTAACCAACATACTCTTCCTTGAGCTAAGCTTGTACTTGAACTTCAACATGATTTAACTCTTCTAGTATCCCTTGTTCTTTTATCCGTGGATTTACCGTCTAGGCTTACACCATTGGCACGGTCCAAGCTTATTAGGCTTGAGTAACCTTGAGCAAGCTTAACACTGTGTTAAACTTACTCAGTGGAACCACCTTCGTCAGTATACAGTTGGGTTCCTGCTTGTATGAATCTTCAACACTTCAATCTCCCCTTCATCGATGATGTGTCGTATGAAATTGTATATAACTATCATGTTCTTCGTACGATCATGAAACACAGCATTCCTCGATAAGCAGATGGCGCTTTGAGAAACACACCAGACTTGAACTGGTCCATGTGTGATCCCAAAATCTTCAAGCAAACCCTTAAGCCATATTGGCTCCTTCACTGCTTTCGTTAATGAATTGTATTCAGCTTCAGGTGTTGACAAGGCCACCACTGGTTTTAGGCTAGAACTCCAACTCACCACACTCCCTCCTATTATAAACACGTAACCCGACAATGACCTACTACCATCTCTGTCTCCTGCAAAATCTGAGTCGCAATACCCTTGAATCTTGAAGTCCTTCTCTTGCGTGTAGACCAATTGAACTTCTGAGCAGACCCCTTCATATACCGGAGAAGCCACTTCATAGAC
This genomic interval from Brassica oleracea var. oleracea cultivar TO1000 chromosome C2, BOL, whole genome shotgun sequence contains the following:
- the LOC106324098 gene encoding uncharacterized protein LOC106324098, whose protein sequence is MDEIRSANPDLVEYLEEVDVSLWSRVHCQGDMYNLKTSNIAESINSALKRARGFPIQFLLEFIREKLGRWYWKRRGDALSLTTQHSRGVEHLLAVREENAYTLRVQQIDGWKFFVKGGNRDCNVDMELQKCDCGVYQVEKIPCSHAIAVGTAAGVHISTLVWPVYSKDTLFAGYSENIYPCVGQLVEAHFMFYELI